The nucleotide sequence GTTTACGTTCTGCATCATTGAGCGAGTCCCACCAGCGAGTTTCCCAAAATGGGCGATTTAGGACTTCATTGGCAGTAAACGGGCCAAAGTCAAGGGCAGTTTGATTGACCTCCAGCAACGTGCCATCAGTCGAAAGCAGACCAATCATCTGAAAACTACGATTAAAGATTGCTTGGAACCGTCGCTCACTTAAATCGAGTTCAATTTCGGCTTCGCGGTATGCCGTAACATCGCGCATCACCACCACCGCTCCCAGCTTCTGGCCAGTGATGGAATAGATCGGATCAGCGTTAGCAATCAGCGATCGGGCCTTTCCCCCCTTGGGAATAATCATCATGCGGACGTCACGCACCTTTTCACCCTTGAGCGCGCGCAATAAGGGAATTTCTTCTGGCGTAAAGGTATGGGTACCAGAGCCATCGTATAGATCATAGTATTGTGACCATTCCTGGGGACTAATAGGTTCGGGTGGAAGACCATGGAAGTCCTGTGCCGCGCGATTAAATAGCACTAATTGGCCTTTATCGTTGCAAGCGACAACAGCATCGGAAACATTCTCAACGAGGGCTTCAAGAAACTCTTGCCCTTCCATCAAATGTGGATCGCCAGCAGCACTAGCCAACCGCTGCATCATGCCGAACCATGTCGCATTCGTTTGCGGCGCGAAGTCTTCATCGATCGGCCGTGCAACGATCGAAAACCATTCGTAGGAGCCATCGACTAACTGCAATCGTCCTTTTTCCTGAAATGGTTGATTGAGGGCGATCGCCTGCTGCCAGTTTGTGGTTAACCGCAGTTGGTCTTCAGGATGCAAAAATTGCCAAATGCCACGCTGTTGGGAAGCTTCTACCGTTTCGCCGGTATAGCGCTGCCAGGCGGAATTAAGATTCAGAATCGCTCCCTGGGCATCAGCAAGCCACACAATCTGAGGAATTAATTCCATCAACTGTTGATACAGCAACGCTGGCTTTAGTGAAGTGTCCATATCCGCATGGCTATTGAGCTGAGGAAAGATACTAGATTGCTGCTGACGCATGGCTAGACTGCTATGGTTTTGATCGAAGTCATATCACCAGACCAGATTTGATGGCGCAATCAGCATCAATTTCTGAGGCGGCGGGTTCACAGACATTTGTTATCGGTAAATTCAGTGTATCTTAACTGTACGCGCTAGAGTAATGCTTGATGCAGTATCAAAACCGGCGTTAAATTTGTAATAAAAGCTTTGCATATTCGAGGATTGAACGAGGCCCTATGTCAAACATTCGTGTTGTAATCATTGAGGACCATGATTTGACTCGTGCCGGTCTAGAAGCGGCGCTCCAAAGGCGAGCCAGAATAGAAGTTGTGGGCGGTGCCGGTGATGGTCTACGGGGGCTCCGCTTGCTTGAAACAGAAAAACCGGATGTGGCGATCGTTGATATCGGTCTGCCGGATATTGATGGGATTGAGCTCGTAAAACGATTTCAGAGTGGGCAAGCGGAAGATGCTCCAAGCTCGACTAAAGTACTGATGCTCACCATGCATAAAACTCAAGATTCAGTATTGGCGGCATTTGCTGCGGGGGCTGATTCTTACTGTATGAAAGATATTGATATGGTGCGGTTAGAAGAAGCAGTCATTGCGACCCATGAAGGAAATCCTTGGATCGATCCGCAAATTGCCAGCATTATTTTGCAGCAAGTGCGTCAGGAGAGTGAAACGTCGAAACCCCAAGAGGCAAATACGATCGAAATCAAGGGTGTTAGCCCAGAATATGAAGAAATTGTCGAAAAAGCAGGCTTAACTGAGCGCGAAATTGAAATTTTGCAACTTATTGTACGAGGCTTCAGTAATGCTGAAGTCGCTGAGGCACTATATGTCACAGTGGGTACAATCAAAACCCATGTGCGGCATATCCTCAACAAGCTGTGTGTTGACGATCGTACCCATGCCGCAGTACTGGCACTGCGAGCCGGCATTATTGAGTAGTTAGCACATTCAAAGTATTGCGTCTAACCAAAGTATTTGGGCCTAAATTGTCGAATTTGAGCCCTGCTCACTCCGCCTCAACTTCTTGATCAGAGGTTTGTAGCGTTGGTTTTAGCGGTGCGACAGTGGATGGTTCTGACTTTGGCGGTGCGATCGACGGCGGTGGCGATTTTGAGTCAGCAGGGGGGGCAAAATTGCGCGAACCATCAAAATCACGATTTTTATAGAGTTCTCCAGCTTCATCATCGACTGTAATTGTCTTAATAAATTGCACCCGCAGGTTCGATTGACGATTGTTCGGTGCTTTGGGTAATTTCACTTCTAATTGTTCAACGTCTTTGCGGGTTAATGGGTTGGGACCCCGAATCACCGCGTAGATAATTGGACGGTTACTATCTAACCCTGAAAACCTCACACTATCAATCGCATATCCAGTGCGGGTTGTGACGGTTTCCTTGATGATTTGACGACTTTTCACCTGAAATAGTTCTTTGGCCGCAATGGTACGAAGATTCAGGGTCAAAAAGACGGCTAAAGTTGCCAGCAAAATAATATTAAACTGGTTGCGAAAAAAGAATTGTCTCAGTCCGGGTTTCGGCGCTGGTCGATGAAATCCTTTACTCCAGAGAACGATCGAAGTCGCAAATTGGATTGCCACAATATTGGCGCAGGCTAATAACAACGCACCAAGACCCGAAGAGATTTGACCCTGAGCAATCAAAATTGCTGAAGATGCTAGAGGTGGCACCAAAGCCGTCGCGATCGCCACACCCACCAATCCTGCTCCAAGGCTCTCGGATGACATGGCAATTGCGCCGGCTGCGCCACCTGCCAGTGCAATCATCAGGTCAGTCGCTGTTGGGGCGGTGCGACTCATGATTTCATGGGTCATTAGTTGATCGCGATGAATATAGCCAATTAGAAAGGCTGTAATATAGACGCTTAGCACTCCGACAAACATAGTACAACCAGCGCGTTGAACCAGCTTGTTATCACCCTCGACGATGCCGAGTGCCGCCGCGGCAATTGGATTAAGCAAAATTGCAACAACCATTGCACCAATCACAACCGCCGGACTGTTGGCCAGCAAGCCATAGGATGCAATCACTGTTGCCAACATATTCATCAATACGAAGTCCCAGCTGAGCACTGCGCCACTCCGAATATGCTTGCTAATTCGGTGATGATGCGGACTCGCATGGGTGATAATTTGCTCGCCTTCATGCTGGGTTTCAGGATTCACAGGTGTCTCCTCGATGAATGGACGGGTTTGCCCTAATCAGGACAATGTGGCTTCGGGTTAATGCAGCTTCGGGTTAGTGCATAATCTAGTTCATTATGCGAACAAGCGAATATCCACGACTCATACAAAAGGAATAGACCGCGTTGCTCCAAAAGTATTACATTGAGTTTTAACTGAGCGACAGGCATTTCAGCGGTTTCTGAGCAATCTGGCTGGGTCAAATATTATTTGCCGATCGAAATATCTCAGTCAATCACTCACTTTTGATAGAACCGTAAAGCGGACAGAGTCGATAGATTGAGATTAATCAAACGCAACTACAGATTCTACATTCAACCGAAATTTGATGAGTCATCATCTGCAAAAGTTTGGCGTTTAGCAAGAATTGACACAGTAGTTAGCGTTGCAAATAGAATTCAGGAGAACTCTCAATGAGCATTGAACGAAAAATTGAAGCAAAGATCAACGACTTGACCGATCGTGCAGCTGAATTAGCCGGTAAAGTCAAAGGCGATATCCAACAGAATGCAAACCAGCTTGTGGCAGATGGTCAGGCACTGGCGAGCGAGACCCAGGGCCACCTTGGTGCAAGTGTAAAAGATGCAACGGGCACGGTGCAGGAAATTGTTGGTCGTGTTACAGATAACCCGGCACTGGAAGCTGAGGGCATGGCGCGTCAAACAGAAGCGCAGCTAGAGCACGAACTGGCAAGTGAGTAGTCCAAGTGATTGCATTTTTAATCGCATTTTTCGCATCAACGTTAGAAGGAGTAAGTTTTATGCCGCGATTAGTTGGTAAAAAACCGAGTTACACACTATGGATTCTGCCCGTAGTGGTCATGGCCGCAATTGGTGCTGCAGCAGTGCAGATGGAATATACCGGCACAATTGATATGGTTCCCCAGTTTGGCCGTGAACAGACTTAAGCCAATGCTTGATAGTCAATGCCTGATCAAGCGAATTCCGGTCTGGATTGAGCTCTGCCTGAATTGATACGGGCCTCAATCAACACGGTATAACATCAACTTTGCAAGCCACAGAATTGCTTGGTTGCGAGGCTTGGTTTAGCGACTAAAAATTTATTGAACACAATCGTTCGATCCATTGTCAGTATTGCTTTCAGATTACAGACATCGTGCATCGAATAAGGAGGATTTTAATGCGTAAGGGAACAGATTTAATTGGGCAGTCAATTATTGCTTATGACAGTGGAGCAAAGCTAGCGACTGTTAAGGATCTCATCTTTAGTCAAGATCAGAGTGCGTTAGTAGCGCTGCTGACCGACGAACCTAGTTGGTTCAGTTCGGGTAAGGTTGTTTTGATTGCTCATATTCAGGCGATCGGTCCTGATGGAATTTTGATTAAGTCCGCAGACTCGATCATGCCCATCAGTAAAGTGCCTTCAGTTCAGGCTTTGCTCGGTCGTGAGAATATTTTGCGCGGCACTGAAATTATGACAGTGAATGGTCGTAATCTCGGTAAGATGATCGATTTGTACTTTGATGCTAGCACCGGTAGTGTTGAGGGGTATGAGGTATCCGGCGGACTGTTTACAGATGCCTATACAGGTAGATCATTTGTGCCGAGCGATGACACCTTCCGGATTGGTCAAGATTTTGCATTTGTGCCCCATAGTGTTGTTGAGCTGATGGAGGAACAAGTTGGTGGTATCAAAGCGGCTGTAACCGCAACCGGAGAGAAAGCGAAGAATATTGCCCAAAAAGCTAGTCATAAGGCACAAGAGGTGGGACAGACGGTTAATGAAAAAGCCGGAGCAATGCAGAGTCAGGCAATGACAACGATTACGGATGCCGTTGTTACCCCGAAAGAGCAGAAGCAATTTGCCTTGGGACGGACGATACAATCCGATGTCAAACATCCGAATGGGAGTATTTTCCTCCAAAAAAATCAGACCGTCATCGAGTCAGATTTGGAGCAGGCGCAATCCTTGGGCATTTTGGATGAGGTTTACCGTGCAACCGATGGTGAAATTGTTGCAGCAGCAAAGCGGCGGGCTAATCAGAAAGCAGAGCAGTTGAGTAGCGCGGTATCAGCCACGATCGACAAAACAACTCAAAAAACACAAGCAGCAATGGCCACATATGCCATTGAAGAAACGATCGGGCATCGGATTCAGTCGATGGTGCGGGGTGATGACGGCGAAATTATTGCCGCAACTGGTCAGATTGTTACGCAACGGACG is from Romeriopsis navalis LEGE 11480 and encodes:
- a CDS encoding response regulator is translated as MSNIRVVIIEDHDLTRAGLEAALQRRARIEVVGGAGDGLRGLRLLETEKPDVAIVDIGLPDIDGIELVKRFQSGQAEDAPSSTKVLMLTMHKTQDSVLAAFAAGADSYCMKDIDMVRLEEAVIATHEGNPWIDPQIASIILQQVRQESETSKPQEANTIEIKGVSPEYEEIVEKAGLTEREIEILQLIVRGFSNAEVAEALYVTVGTIKTHVRHILNKLCVDDRTHAAVLALRAGIIE
- a CDS encoding DUF389 domain-containing protein; translated protein: MNPETQHEGEQIITHASPHHHRISKHIRSGAVLSWDFVLMNMLATVIASYGLLANSPAVVIGAMVVAILLNPIAAAALGIVEGDNKLVQRAGCTMFVGVLSVYITAFLIGYIHRDQLMTHEIMSRTAPTATDLMIALAGGAAGAIAMSSESLGAGLVGVAIATALVPPLASSAILIAQGQISSGLGALLLACANIVAIQFATSIVLWSKGFHRPAPKPGLRQFFFRNQFNIILLATLAVFLTLNLRTIAAKELFQVKSRQIIKETVTTRTGYAIDSVRFSGLDSNRPIIYAVIRGPNPLTRKDVEQLEVKLPKAPNNRQSNLRVQFIKTITVDDEAGELYKNRDFDGSRNFAPPADSKSPPPSIAPPKSEPSTVAPLKPTLQTSDQEVEAE
- a CDS encoding CsbD family protein, translating into MSIERKIEAKINDLTDRAAELAGKVKGDIQQNANQLVADGQALASETQGHLGASVKDATGTVQEIVGRVTDNPALEAEGMARQTEAQLEHELASE
- a CDS encoding PRC-barrel domain-containing protein, with translation MRKGTDLIGQSIIAYDSGAKLATVKDLIFSQDQSALVALLTDEPSWFSSGKVVLIAHIQAIGPDGILIKSADSIMPISKVPSVQALLGRENILRGTEIMTVNGRNLGKMIDLYFDASTGSVEGYEVSGGLFTDAYTGRSFVPSDDTFRIGQDFAFVPHSVVELMEEQVGGIKAAVTATGEKAKNIAQKASHKAQEVGQTVNEKAGAMQSQAMTTITDAVVTPKEQKQFALGRTIQSDVKHPNGSIFLQKNQTVIESDLEQAQSLGILDEVYRATDGEIVAAAKRRANQKAEQLSSAVSATIDKTTQKTQAAMATYAIEETIGHRIQSMVRGDDGEIIAATGQIVTQRTIDKAREYGQEKALISATGLSTQEAAKRQSTLIAEDKAAQIQEVGEQVQHHASSALEWAKQTADELFDKSSSEIEKHRIRSALGRPVNRVIFDTQDNIVLNVGELVTHNAVKSARQAGVLDILLNSIHQEVPDINSYEMPHSQNGHKSLVNTNSR